The following coding sequences are from one Triticum dicoccoides isolate Atlit2015 ecotype Zavitan chromosome 4A, WEW_v2.0, whole genome shotgun sequence window:
- the LOC119287691 gene encoding alcohol dehydrogenase-like 2 produces MADQSLAAPIRCKAAVSRAKGAPLVIEDIVVDPPKAYEIRMKVLCTSLCHTDITFWRGKEDFPLPPVFPRILGHEAYGVVESVGERVEGFAAGDTVVPTFLGQCDSCGGCASAGSNMCSALPFVVGPGMRRDGTTRFRDSQGEPLHDFLAVSSFSQYTVVAVNQVVKVDPAVPPKLACLLGCGAGTGVGAAWRLAKVQPGSSVVIFGLGAVGLSVAQGAKMCGAAKIIGVDLNPDKEELGKKFGVTDFVNPSKLGESPLSQVIIEMTGGGADYCFECIGAASVMTEAFRSAKQGNGKTVILGLEKDGKPISLPSIEFLFGKCVMGSLFGGMKPKTDIPILAEKCMNKELELEKLITHEVGLQEINTAFDLLLQGKSLRCIIWMDKLEV; encoded by the exons ATGGCGGATCAGAGCCTCGCAGCCCCTATCCGTTGCAAAG CGGCGGTGAGCAGAGCCAAGGGCGCACCTCTCGTCATCGAGGACATCGTCGTGGATCCACCCAAGGCGTACGAGATCCGCATGAAGGTCCTCTGCACCTCCCTCTGCCACACCGACATCACCTTCTGGCGCGGCAAG GAGGACTTCCCGCTCCCGCCCGTGTTCCCAAGGATCTTAGGCCACGAGGCGTACGG GGTGGTGGAGAGCGTGGGGGAGCGCGTGGAGGGGTTCGCGGCGGGGGACACGGTGGTGCCGACGTTCCTGGGGCAGTGCGACTCGTGCGGCGGCTGCGCGTCGGCGGGGAGCAACATGTGCTCCGCGCTGCCGTTCGTCGTCGGCCCCGGGATGCGCCGCGACGGCACCACCCGCTTCAGGGACAGCCAGGGGGAGCCGCTGCACGACTTCCTCGCCGTCTCCAGCTTCAGCCAGTACACCGTCGTCGCCGTCAACCAGGTCGTCAAGGTCGACCCCGCCGTGCCGCCCAAGCTCGCCTGCCTCCTCGGCTGCGGCGCCGGCACCG gggtcggggctgcgtggaggTTGGCCAAGGTGCAGCCTGGATCGTCGGTGGTCATCTTCGGGCTCGGAGCGGTGGGATTGTCG GTGGCACAAGGCGCAAAGATGTGCGGAGCAGCCAAGATCATCGGTGTTGATTTGAACCCTGACAAAGAAGAACTCG GGAAAAAATTCGGCGTGACAGATTTCGTGAACCCGTCAAAACTCGGCGAGAGCCCACTCAGCCAG GTGATCATCGAGATGACCGGCGGCGGAGCCGACTACTGCTTCGAGTGCATCGGCGCCGCGTCCGTCATGACCGAGGCGTTCAGAAGCGCTAAGCAGGGGAATGGCAAGACGGTGATCCTGGGGTTGGAGAAGGACGGGAAGCCGATCAGCCTGCCGTCCATCGAGTTCCTCTTCGGCAAGTGCGTCATGGGGTCGCTCTTCGGGGGGATGAAGCCCAAGACCGACATCCCGATCCTCGCCGAGAAATGCATGAACAAG GAGCTGGAGCTGGAGAAGCTGATCACGCACGAAGTGGGCCTGCAGGAGATCAACACGGCCTTCGACCTGCTCCTGCAGGGGAAGAGCCTCAGGTGCATCATCTGGATGGACAAGCTGGAGGTGTGA